The genomic DNA ATTCCGGTGATCCGTGCAACGATTACGTCGACACCGCCACCCGTCACGTACTGCTGCGCCAGGGTGTGCTCGGCATCAAGGTCAAGATCATGCTGCCGTGGGATCCGAACGGCAAGATCGGCCCGAAGAAGCCCCTGCCCGACAACGTGTCCGTGGTGGAGCCGAAGGACGAGATCGTGTACTCATCGCCACGCAGCGAACCCAAGTTCAAGGTTCCGGAGCCGCTGGTGGAAGCGAAGGAGCATGTCGTCGAGGCGTGAAGTGGTGTGATGACGCGGTGTACATTCGAGTGAAAGTGCTGGGAATGTTTGTGTAGGGCGAGGCGCAGATCGAAGGATGAAAATATATAAGCGTTTTCTCCAGACGGGTCAAGAGGCGGCACATTAAACACGCGACAAGTATCCGTTTGGAGAATACATAATCAAactgtttgtttattgttcGCTGTTGCATcctaaacacacatacacagctcATTTTCATACGTACAAACTACATGGAAAGGATTGGCCTATCAGCATCCAGCATGGGGGCTGTTCATTGAGACTCCGCGCCGTTTTACCTCGCTCCAGTCGACTGCGCGGAAGAATGCACTTGCAATGATTTGCTTAAAGTCTAGTCGCCGCTCGACGTCCGGCTGCAGTAATCCTTCCAGCAGTGCGCGTGCCTCCGTCGATAGCTCCACACCCTCGGGGTACTGTACCTCGTGATAGCAGAACACACCCGACGGATGGCACGATACGAACTTGCGCTTGGTCAGCATCTCGAACATAATGACGCCGATCGACCAGAAGTCGGACTTTGGTTCGAGTGGTCGCTCAGGTGCGACGTACAGCTCCCGGATCGCGGTTTGCTTCGGAGCCGGTTGAGCGCCGCCCGATTGGTAGAAGTACGATTCACCCCGTCGATGAAAGTACGTCAGCATCAGCTGTCCCTCCGGGCCGAGCAAGAGATTATCCATGGTGAGATCACTGCCGAAAGGGGAAGAGCAAATGTTAAACGATTTCTTTAACACGATCACAATCTCCTTCGGAAAAAGCTCGCTTACCCGCACACAATACCGTTAAAATGTAAACTATCGACCGCGATCACCAGCTCGCTGATCCATCGTCGAACGCTACCTTCCGGTAGAAGATCCGGCGTCGGCTCGTTAACGCATGTCGTTTCGCTAATACTTGGCAGTCTCGCTAAACCTAATTGACTAGAGTGAGATTTGCTATGTTCCTGCCCCTCGGAGGGTGTTGAGGTTGCCGTTGCCTTGCTGCTAGAATCCGGCTGGGTGGCAACATTCGAATGCTCGCCCGATTCTTCCAGCGTTTGTGTGACGGCCTTCAGTAACCGTTGGCTGCAGGAAAGCAGCTCGCGAACGTCCATGTCCTTCGAAAGTGCATCGAACGAGGGAATGATGAGCTCCGGTTCCTCCGGTTGCTTTTCATCGTCGTGCTCTTTCTCTTCATCTGGTCGCGCTTCCAATGCAACCTCATCCGTCTCTTCATTTTGGTCTTCCAAGCTCCCTCCATTAACGCTACTACAATCTGCACCGTTGCTATACTCATTGACCAGTTCCAGAAACCCGGAATCGTACCCAGAGCAATTCGGCTCCATTTGCACGGACTTCGCGTCTTCCACGGTGCCATCGACCGTTTCCTCCGAAACCGTCAACTTGCCATCCGTAATCTCTTCACTTCCCATTGCCAACTCTTCCGGCAATGGGCAATAGCTCGCCGGCTTACGGTAAGATTGGATGAAATCCCACAGCTTGCCAGCACACACCAACCGCAGCAGCAAGAAAATGCCCCCATCCGACGCCTGAAAGTAGGCAATCAGCGGCACCATGTAAGGCACATCCTGCGGGAAGACGGC from Anopheles stephensi strain Indian chromosome 2, UCI_ANSTEP_V1.0, whole genome shotgun sequence includes the following:
- the LOC118506599 gene encoding ribosomal protein S6 kinase delta-1; this encodes MLLVGRRKTETWVHSFSVGDETRKYKGFTIYRITSIVFPRSHPEGLTRVTLWKRFSEVKKLYKELARRHRERHLPGTVPALAEHSYFKRFDPAVIEERKQYILQLLEFAGQEPLLYRSHAFLSFFTRGIVPEKEGSEACVLEPTDDEGEPVKQKSASSNGGGNIETIRKQLGIGHSDELSLIDPSRDGQDGGTGTDGSCTSGGEEADEGDTIDGNVIISRHIGANPAPLPLASAGGSLNDSMISETASSTTSEPERQQQQPVGETMATMVDVEPAMDYLVAAAMIFSKAVEAEANGDYQRAFEQYKAGIDRLLSGAKDDANVTRRKIAKEKSCKYVAKAEEIYERFLEQSVGSNPDEQLTMGPLTYDDPSSPIQLLERPLNYLSRYKVVKVIGTVMQVQDVTDKKFYIMKSIRRPPPAGIPFSSAAVFPQDVPYMVPLIAYFQASDGGIFLLLRLVCAGKLWDFIQSYRKPASYCPLPEELAMGSEEITDGKLTVSEETVDGTVEDAKSVQMEPNCSGYDSGFLELVNEYSNGADCSSVNGGSLEDQNEETDEVALEARPDEEKEHDDEKQPEEPELIIPSFDALSKDMDVRELLSCSQRLLKAVTQTLEESGEHSNVATQPDSSSKATATSTPSEGQEHSKSHSSQLGLARLPSISETTCVNEPTPDLLPEGSVRRWISELVIAVDSLHFNGIVCGDLTMDNLLLGPEGQLMLTYFHRRGESYFYQSGGAQPAPKQTAIRELYVAPERPLEPKSDFWSIGVIMFEMLTKRKFVSCHPSGVFCYHEVQYPEGVELSTEARALLEGLLQPDVERRLDFKQIIASAFFRAVDWSEVKRRGVSMNSPHAGC